In the genome of Bradyrhizobium arachidis, one region contains:
- a CDS encoding response regulator — protein MTATILLVDDHSVVREGYRSVLEKQPGLRVVAEASDGAEAYRLFKSEAPDLVIMDLSMPGIGGIEAVRRIRQWDKSARILVFTMHQNAGFAVQAIRAGARGYVTKMSPPETLVRAVMDVLAGKIAISPDIDHELALSRISGESSAADVLTPREFEVLRLLLAENTTEEIAETLHVSPKTVANLHSLIKDKLGVGSDIELVRLALRQGLLTEVDLGETRSIRPDNA, from the coding sequence ATGACCGCGACGATTCTGCTGGTCGACGATCATTCCGTCGTGCGCGAGGGCTACCGCTCCGTGCTCGAGAAGCAGCCGGGCCTGCGCGTCGTCGCCGAGGCGTCCGACGGCGCCGAGGCCTACCGGCTGTTCAAATCCGAGGCGCCCGACCTCGTCATCATGGATCTGAGCATGCCCGGCATCGGCGGCATCGAGGCCGTCAGGCGCATCAGGCAATGGGACAAGTCCGCACGGATCCTCGTCTTCACCATGCACCAGAACGCCGGTTTCGCCGTGCAGGCGATCCGCGCTGGCGCGCGCGGCTACGTCACCAAGATGAGCCCGCCGGAGACGCTGGTGCGCGCGGTGATGGACGTGCTGGCCGGCAAGATCGCCATCAGCCCCGACATCGACCACGAGCTGGCGCTGAGCCGCATCAGCGGCGAGAGCTCGGCCGCCGACGTGCTCACGCCGCGCGAATTCGAGGTGCTGCGGCTGTTGCTCGCCGAGAACACGACGGAGGAGATCGCCGAGACGCTGCATGTCAGCCCAAAGACGGTCGCCAACCTGCATTCGCTGATCAAGGACAAGCTCGGCGTCGGCTCCGACATCGAGCTGGTCCGGCTGGCGTTGCGTCAGGGACTTCTGACAGAGGTCGATCTCGGTGAGACTCGATCGATCAGGCCAGATAACGCGTGA
- a CDS encoding MFS transporter translates to MSTMAMPQPTASEAAVRYLITNYSPKGNKVGWLMMASILVEAWDLYSIAFVLIFIREQYNPDPLMLGLAAAGTQGGALIGALLGGWLSDKIGRRVMFLVTMVLFIVLALAQAFVPNVTWLVVIRFLLGIPLGSDISTGYTYIMESMAKGEREVMGNRWQFMFAVGEVLTIGVIVIFLLIDMQHEMLWRVTLGLGAVPALIILIMRHDVPETAVWLVQKGRYREAKQVAREMFNDNLDMLPDHDVEVPKVSTRAFLADLKKDPIRWRATLYGWIACFAQGSEFSTFAFYLPVLFVMVGVSSVLGNNLVTMALFCFAALSGWVGPLLTPKIGHRGIAIAGFGIVLASLLVAAFALYTDNKMLLPFAAAAMLWGHYWDASNCMTIPTMVAKPKYRGTASGFAYMFVKLPSFLAIFLFPSLFAAIGQANATLFVAIFPLIGLLAAIFILPEVYGYEND, encoded by the coding sequence ATGTCAACGATGGCCATGCCACAACCGACCGCGAGCGAAGCCGCGGTCCGCTACCTCATCACGAACTACAGTCCCAAGGGTAACAAGGTCGGCTGGCTGATGATGGCCTCGATCCTGGTCGAGGCCTGGGACCTCTATTCGATCGCCTTCGTGCTGATCTTCATCCGCGAGCAGTACAATCCCGACCCGCTGATGCTCGGTCTTGCCGCAGCGGGCACGCAGGGCGGCGCGCTGATCGGTGCGCTGCTCGGCGGCTGGCTGTCCGACAAGATCGGCCGCCGCGTCATGTTCCTGGTCACGATGGTGCTGTTCATCGTGCTGGCGCTGGCGCAGGCCTTCGTGCCGAACGTTACGTGGCTCGTCGTGATCCGCTTCCTGCTCGGCATCCCGCTCGGTTCGGACATCTCGACCGGCTACACCTACATCATGGAATCCATGGCCAAGGGTGAGCGCGAGGTCATGGGCAACCGCTGGCAGTTCATGTTTGCCGTCGGCGAGGTGCTGACCATCGGCGTCATCGTGATCTTCCTCTTGATCGACATGCAGCACGAGATGCTGTGGCGCGTGACGCTCGGCCTCGGCGCGGTGCCGGCGCTGATCATCCTGATCATGCGCCATGATGTGCCGGAGACGGCGGTCTGGCTGGTGCAGAAGGGACGCTACCGCGAGGCCAAGCAGGTCGCGCGCGAGATGTTCAACGACAATCTCGACATGCTGCCGGATCACGACGTGGAAGTGCCGAAGGTCTCGACCCGCGCCTTCCTCGCCGACCTCAAGAAGGATCCGATCCGCTGGCGCGCCACGCTGTACGGATGGATCGCCTGCTTCGCGCAAGGCAGCGAGTTCTCGACCTTCGCGTTCTATCTGCCGGTGCTGTTCGTGATGGTCGGCGTGTCGAGCGTGCTCGGCAACAACCTCGTCACGATGGCGCTGTTCTGCTTCGCCGCACTGTCCGGCTGGGTCGGCCCGCTCCTGACGCCGAAGATCGGCCATCGTGGCATCGCGATCGCCGGGTTCGGCATCGTGCTGGCCTCGCTGCTGGTGGCGGCGTTCGCGCTCTATACCGACAACAAGATGCTGCTGCCGTTCGCGGCGGCTGCCATGCTGTGGGGCCATTACTGGGACGCATCGAACTGCATGACCATCCCGACCATGGTCGCCAAGCCGAAATATCGCGGCACCGCGAGCGGCTTCGCCTACATGTTCGTGAAGCTGCCGTCGTTCCTGGCGATCTTCCTGTTCCCGTCGCTGTTCGCAGCGATCGGGCAGGCCAATGCCACGCTGTTCGTTGCGATCTTCCCGCTGATCGGATTGCTCGCCGCGATCTTCATCCTGCCGGAAGTCTACGGCTACGAGAACGACTGA
- a CDS encoding GntR family transcriptional regulator, whose amino-acid sequence MTMLELQHITGFGRTPVHHAVNRLSADTLIIIRPRHGLHIAPIDLARERMLLALRRDMERFVIRLAADRASLSHRNQALHIERLLRERRATLTLDEFNSLDRRIDALVLEAAGEPFLVHTLRPLHTLYRRIGYIHHRFMPGQADLSGTIDHHLGILNAVANRRAEDAVKASDALIDYMGSMFTGMEAGIDPRLLDCSIEPLLGT is encoded by the coding sequence ATGACGATGCTGGAATTGCAGCACATCACCGGCTTCGGGCGCACGCCGGTGCATCACGCCGTCAATCGTCTGTCCGCCGACACGCTCATTATCATCCGTCCGCGCCACGGCCTGCACATCGCGCCGATCGATCTTGCGCGCGAGCGGATGCTGCTGGCCTTGCGCCGCGACATGGAGCGTTTTGTCATTCGCCTCGCGGCGGATCGCGCCAGCCTTTCCCACCGCAATCAGGCGCTGCACATTGAGCGGCTGCTGCGTGAACGTCGCGCAACTTTGACCCTCGACGAGTTCAACAGCCTCGACCGCCGTATCGACGCGCTGGTGCTGGAGGCCGCCGGCGAGCCGTTCCTGGTGCACACGCTGCGGCCGCTGCACACGCTCTACCGCCGCATCGGCTACATCCACCACCGCTTCATGCCAGGGCAGGCCGATCTGTCAGGAACGATCGATCATCACCTCGGTATTCTAAACGCAGTCGCGAACCGCCGCGCCGAGGATGCCGTCAAGGCGAGCGATGCACTGATCGACTACATGGGCTCCATGTTCACGGGCATGGAGGCGGGGATCGACCCGCGCCTGCTCGATTGCAGCATCGAGCCGCTGCTCGGCACGTAA
- a CDS encoding L-idonate 5-dehydrogenase: MRAVVIHAPKDLRIDSYPDAEPGPGEVRVKIANGGICGSDLHYYHHGGFGVVRIQQPMALGHEIAGVVAAVGDGVTSVKAGTRVAVNPSKPCGACLHCQEGMRNQCLDMRFLGSAMRFPHVQGGFREFITVDATQAVPIADKLSLAEAAVAEPLAVCLHAGKQAGPLLGKRVLITGCGPIGALMILVSRFGGASEIVVTDVADAPLAVAKKLGATHAINVASNAAALDPWRTGKGVFDTLFEASGNQAALRTALDVLRPGATLVQLGLGGEMTLPINTIVAKELQLRGTFRFDPEFELAVRLMGDGLIDVKPLITATMPFENAVVAFELASDRSQSMKVQLTF, encoded by the coding sequence ATGCGCGCCGTCGTCATTCACGCCCCGAAAGACCTCCGGATCGACAGCTATCCCGACGCGGAGCCCGGCCCGGGCGAGGTCCGCGTCAAGATCGCCAATGGCGGCATCTGCGGCTCCGATCTGCACTACTACCATCACGGCGGTTTCGGCGTCGTGCGCATCCAGCAGCCGATGGCGCTGGGGCATGAGATCGCCGGCGTGGTTGCGGCGGTGGGCGACGGCGTCACCAGCGTGAAGGCAGGCACCCGCGTCGCGGTCAATCCGAGCAAGCCGTGCGGGGCGTGCCTGCATTGCCAGGAGGGCATGCGCAACCAGTGCCTCGACATGCGCTTCCTCGGCAGCGCGATGCGCTTTCCACATGTGCAGGGCGGCTTTCGCGAGTTCATCACCGTCGACGCGACCCAGGCCGTGCCGATCGCGGACAAGCTCTCGCTGGCGGAAGCCGCGGTCGCCGAGCCGCTCGCAGTGTGCCTGCATGCCGGCAAGCAGGCCGGCCCTCTCCTCGGCAAGCGCGTGCTGATTACCGGCTGCGGCCCGATCGGCGCGCTGATGATTCTTGTCTCACGCTTCGGCGGCGCGTCCGAGATCGTGGTGACGGATGTGGCCGATGCGCCGCTCGCGGTCGCCAAAAAGCTCGGCGCCACGCACGCGATCAACGTCGCGAGCAATGCCGCCGCGCTCGATCCCTGGCGCACCGGCAAGGGCGTGTTCGACACGCTGTTCGAGGCCTCGGGCAATCAGGCCGCGCTGCGCACCGCGCTTGACGTGCTCAGGCCCGGCGCGACGCTGGTGCAGCTCGGCCTCGGCGGCGAGATGACGCTGCCGATCAACACCATCGTCGCCAAGGAATTGCAGCTCCGCGGCACCTTCCGCTTCGATCCCGAGTTCGAGCTGGCAGTGCGGCTGATGGGCGACGGCCTGATCGACGTCAAGCCGCTGATCACGGCGACCATGCCGTTCGAGAACGCGGTCGTCGCCTTCGAGCTCGCCAGCGACCGCTCGCAATCGATGAAGGTGCAACTAACCTTCTAA
- a CDS encoding sensor histidine kinase gives MWNRPRFDLKVRLTLRVAAISAACFAAISAYFLITADRAAHARIDSIAAIVAKSLELQQGKVQWVAAPRADFPNLDPVAAYVMTPGLCLAVRGTDGDMLQRFCSGVPPATPPPQAFTAFYRSLFDPGREAARPVIVRGAKLGDAVVWLDPTVQTAEAWHEAGRLMLALAIALPLLCVLVYAALARALRPTHMIRTGLERVAAGDLTARLPPFDLAELSAIRDVFNHLAESLDTALAERNELTRKLIALQDEERRHLARELHDEFGQSLAAIRALASSARQTAAQDCPALLGECDGIARTATGMMETLRGALFRLRPPDVEELGLVASLEGLVAGWNGRSRGETRFAIRFDGTFETLPATISANLYRIVQEALTNAAKHAGATKVSLELTMRPEEIALAIDDDGRSADPAGKSGMGLLGMRERVAALRGRLSFEPGPNGGSALRVVIPLAAADRPVLEHAA, from the coding sequence ATGTGGAACCGTCCGAGGTTCGATCTCAAGGTCCGACTGACGTTGCGCGTGGCCGCCATATCGGCCGCCTGCTTCGCCGCGATCTCCGCCTATTTCCTCATCACGGCCGACCGCGCCGCCCATGCGCGGATCGACAGCATCGCCGCCATCGTGGCGAAGTCGCTGGAGCTGCAGCAGGGCAAGGTCCAGTGGGTGGCCGCCCCGCGCGCGGACTTTCCGAATCTCGATCCCGTGGCGGCCTATGTGATGACGCCCGGCCTGTGTCTGGCCGTCCGCGGCACCGACGGCGACATGCTCCAGCGCTTCTGTAGCGGTGTGCCTCCGGCAACGCCGCCGCCGCAGGCCTTCACGGCGTTCTATCGCAGCCTGTTCGACCCCGGCCGCGAGGCGGCTCGGCCGGTGATCGTGCGCGGAGCAAAGCTCGGCGATGCCGTGGTCTGGCTCGATCCGACGGTGCAGACGGCCGAAGCCTGGCACGAGGCCGGCCGGCTGATGCTGGCGCTCGCAATCGCCCTGCCGCTATTGTGCGTCCTGGTTTACGCCGCGCTGGCGCGGGCGCTGCGCCCAACCCACATGATCCGCACCGGCCTCGAACGGGTCGCCGCCGGCGACCTCACCGCGCGGCTGCCGCCGTTCGACCTCGCCGAGCTGTCCGCCATCCGCGACGTCTTCAACCATCTCGCCGAAAGCCTCGACACTGCGCTCGCCGAGCGCAACGAGCTGACGCGTAAACTGATCGCGCTCCAGGACGAGGAGCGCCGTCATCTGGCGCGCGAGCTGCACGACGAGTTCGGCCAGTCGCTGGCCGCCATCCGCGCGCTCGCCTCCTCCGCCCGCCAGACCGCCGCGCAGGATTGTCCTGCCCTGCTCGGCGAATGCGATGGCATCGCGCGGACCGCGACCGGCATGATGGAGACGCTGCGCGGCGCGCTGTTCCGGCTGCGCCCGCCCGACGTCGAGGAGCTCGGGCTCGTCGCCAGTCTCGAAGGCCTGGTCGCAGGGTGGAATGGACGCAGCCGCGGCGAGACGCGCTTTGCGATCCGTTTCGACGGCACGTTCGAGACCCTGCCGGCCACGATCAGCGCCAATCTCTACCGCATCGTGCAGGAGGCGCTCACCAACGCCGCCAAGCATGCCGGCGCCACCAAGGTCAGCCTGGAACTGACGATGCGCCCTGAGGAGATCGCGCTCGCGATCGACGATGACGGACGCTCGGCCGATCCCGCCGGGAAATCCGGAATGGGCCTGCTCGGCATGCGCGAGCGTGTCGCGGCCTTGCGCGGCCGGCTGAGCTTCGAGCCGGGACCGAACGGCGGCTCGGCGCTGCGCGTCGTCATTCCGCTTGCGGCCGCCGATCGGCCGGTGCTGGAGCACGCGGCATGA
- a CDS encoding glucose 1-dehydrogenase, translated as MSTTLFDLSGRTALVTGSSRGLGRAIAEGMAKAGAKIIVNGVDAKRVEQAVAEFRAAGHQAEGAAFNVTDEPAIVAAFNDFDRQGLAVDIVVNNAGIQHRKPLVEFTTDEWRKVIETNLTSAFVIGREAAKRMIPRKHGKIINIGSLGSELARPTIAPYTAAKGGIKNLTRSMAVEWAQHGIQANAIGPGYMLTDMNEALVNNADFNNWLMGRIPSKRWGKPDELVGAAIFLASDASTYVNGQIIYVDGGMIAAM; from the coding sequence ATGAGCACCACCCTGTTCGACCTCTCCGGCCGCACCGCACTCGTGACCGGCTCCTCGCGCGGGCTCGGCCGCGCCATCGCCGAGGGCATGGCCAAGGCCGGCGCGAAGATCATCGTCAACGGCGTCGATGCCAAGCGCGTCGAGCAGGCCGTCGCCGAATTCCGCGCTGCCGGGCATCAGGCCGAAGGCGCGGCCTTCAACGTCACCGACGAGCCCGCCATCGTCGCCGCCTTCAACGACTTCGACAGACAAGGCCTCGCCGTCGACATCGTCGTCAACAATGCCGGCATCCAGCACCGCAAGCCGCTGGTGGAATTCACCACCGACGAATGGCGCAAGGTGATCGAGACCAACCTGACCAGCGCCTTCGTGATCGGCCGTGAGGCGGCCAAGCGCATGATCCCGCGCAAGCACGGCAAGATCATCAACATCGGCTCGCTCGGCAGCGAGCTCGCGCGCCCGACCATCGCGCCCTACACGGCCGCCAAGGGCGGCATCAAGAACCTGACCCGCTCGATGGCGGTGGAATGGGCCCAGCACGGCATCCAGGCCAACGCGATCGGCCCCGGCTACATGCTCACCGACATGAACGAGGCGCTGGTCAACAACGCCGACTTCAACAACTGGCTGATGGGCCGCATCCCGTCAAAACGCTGGGGCAAGCCGGATGAGCTGGTCGGCGCCGCGATCTTCCTCGCCTCAGACGCATCCACCTATGTCAACGGCCAGATCATCTATGTCGATGGCGGCATGATCGCCGCGATGTAA
- a CDS encoding arsenic transporter, translated as MPSDAIWAWSIIVAATACVIIRPFRLPEAIWAVIGAAALVLLGFLPWQDALTGIEKGIDVYLFLIGMMLIAELARLEGLFDYLAALAVEYADGSPQRLFLLIYLVGTLVTVLLSNDATAIVLTPAVYAATRAAGAKPLPYLFVCAFIANAASFVLPISNPANLVVFGSRMPHLTEWLRQFALPSLASIVLTYIVLRLTQHRALKEESIERRVPHKVLSRGGKLTAIGIAAIGVVLITASALDKQLGLPTFICGAVTTGLVLLLSRQSPVPVLKHVSWSVLPLVGGLFVMVEALIKTGVIGQLSALLHQAVAQSVPKAAWSVGIATAIADNIANNLPVGLVAGSIVAADHLPTSVVSAILIGVDLGPNFSITGSLATILWLVALRREKIEVGAWPFLKLGLLVTPPALIAALAAAIH; from the coding sequence GTGCCGTCTGACGCCATCTGGGCCTGGAGCATCATCGTCGCCGCGACCGCGTGCGTCATTATCCGCCCGTTCCGCCTGCCCGAGGCGATCTGGGCCGTGATCGGCGCCGCGGCGCTGGTGCTGCTCGGCTTCCTGCCCTGGCAGGACGCGCTGACCGGCATCGAAAAGGGCATCGACGTCTATCTCTTCCTGATCGGCATGATGCTGATTGCCGAGCTCGCACGGCTCGAAGGCCTGTTCGATTACCTTGCCGCGCTCGCGGTGGAGTATGCAGACGGCTCGCCGCAGCGGCTGTTTTTACTGATCTACCTTGTCGGCACGCTGGTCACGGTGCTCTTGTCGAACGACGCGACCGCGATCGTGCTGACGCCGGCGGTCTATGCCGCAACGCGTGCGGCCGGCGCAAAGCCGCTGCCCTATCTTTTCGTCTGCGCCTTCATTGCAAACGCCGCAAGCTTCGTGCTGCCGATCTCGAACCCCGCCAATCTCGTGGTGTTCGGCTCGCGCATGCCGCATCTGACCGAATGGCTGCGTCAATTCGCCCTGCCCTCGCTCGCCTCGATCGTGCTGACCTATATCGTACTGCGCCTCACCCAGCATCGCGCGCTGAAGGAGGAGAGCATCGAGCGCCGCGTGCCGCACAAGGTGCTCAGCCGCGGCGGCAAGCTGACCGCGATCGGCATTGCCGCAATCGGCGTCGTGCTGATCACGGCCTCCGCGCTCGACAAGCAGCTTGGCCTGCCGACCTTCATCTGCGGCGCCGTGACGACCGGCCTCGTCCTGCTGCTCAGCCGTCAATCGCCCGTGCCGGTGCTGAAGCACGTGTCCTGGAGCGTGCTGCCGCTGGTCGGCGGGCTGTTCGTGATGGTGGAGGCGCTGATCAAGACCGGCGTGATCGGACAGCTCAGCGCGCTGCTGCATCAGGCCGTCGCCCAATCCGTGCCGAAAGCCGCCTGGAGCGTCGGCATCGCCACCGCGATCGCCGACAACATCGCCAACAATCTTCCCGTCGGCCTTGTCGCCGGGTCGATCGTGGCCGCCGATCATCTGCCCACATCGGTCGTCAGCGCCATCCTGATCGGCGTCGACCTGGGGCCGAATTTCTCGATCACCGGTTCGCTCGCCACCATCCTGTGGCTGGTGGCGCTGCGCCGCGAGAAGATCGAGGTCGGCGCCTGGCCCTTCCTCAAATTGGGACTGCTCGTGACACCGCCGGCCCTGATCGCGGCACTGGCGGCGGCGATCCATTAA
- a CDS encoding DUF3280 domain-containing protein — MHRTRLILSALFFLVLPVATSPAGAEAAIGVAMDDFSYTDTSAEPANQTAAHERRLSAFMAALRRDIGADGRYRLAPSAQDGAAFKVIGGIQKTSTLVQWAKVAVIDVGAKKLVMDKLYTFRGDNDESWERAEIFVSREVMAALGTPAPVALAVFDFELEDTTAASAGASAASDASYLTEVTAGVREVLSQSGRYRIVEIGGEAAKAHALRDCNGCEASIAQKLGADQSLIGVVRRVSRTEYTLGFQVRDARTGAVLARGDSGLRMGADYSWKRGAVRLVSESLVESQ, encoded by the coding sequence ATGCACCGCACCCGATTGATCCTCTCTGCGCTTTTCTTCCTCGTCCTCCCGGTGGCCACTTCGCCGGCCGGCGCCGAGGCCGCCATTGGCGTCGCCATGGACGATTTCAGCTATACCGATACGTCGGCCGAACCGGCCAACCAGACCGCCGCCCACGAGCGGCGGCTGTCGGCATTCATGGCAGCGCTCAGGCGGGACATCGGCGCGGACGGCCGTTATCGGCTGGCGCCGTCGGCCCAGGACGGCGCGGCGTTCAAGGTGATCGGCGGCATCCAGAAGACCAGCACGCTGGTGCAATGGGCCAAGGTCGCCGTGATCGACGTCGGCGCCAAAAAGCTGGTGATGGACAAGCTCTACACTTTTCGCGGCGACAATGATGAATCATGGGAGCGCGCCGAGATTTTTGTCTCGCGCGAGGTGATGGCCGCGCTCGGCACGCCCGCGCCGGTCGCGCTTGCGGTGTTCGATTTCGAGCTGGAGGACACGACCGCCGCATCAGCGGGCGCGTCAGCCGCGTCGGATGCGTCGTACCTCACCGAAGTCACGGCCGGCGTGCGCGAGGTGCTCAGTCAATCCGGCCGCTATCGCATCGTCGAGATTGGCGGCGAGGCGGCCAAGGCGCACGCCTTGCGCGATTGCAACGGTTGCGAGGCATCGATCGCGCAGAAGCTCGGCGCGGATCAGTCGCTGATCGGCGTGGTGCGGCGGGTCAGCCGCACCGAATATACCCTGGGCTTCCAGGTCCGCGATGCCAGGACCGGCGCGGTGCTGGCGCGCGGGGATAGCGGTCTGCGCATGGGCGCGGACTATTCGTGGAAACGAGGGGCCGTTCGGCTCGTGAGCGAAAGCCTGGTCGAGAGCCAGTAG
- a CDS encoding mandelate racemase/muconate lactonizing enzyme family protein, producing MKITSIETLRTEEFSNVIWVRIHTDAGVIGLGETFYGAGAVEAQIHDTFAGRLLGRNPLHIEAIHRDMLNLPMAQSSTGVEYRAASAIDIALWDLFGKVCNQPVHQMLGGLCRDKQRIYNTCAGTQYVRSTNISPVANWNLGASKGPYEDLDGFMNHADALAESLLESGISAMKIWPFDPAAQENKGLYITAAQMKQAIEPFEKIRKAVGDKMEIMVELHSLWNLPTAKQIARALEPYKPTWYEDPIRMNSPQALAEYARSTDVWVCASETLGSRFPYKDMLDRDAMHVVMADLCWTGGLTEGRKIAAMAETYHRPFAPHDCIGPIGFIAAIHMSFSQPNTLIQESVRAFYKGWYNELVTTMPTIKDGYVFPMEGPGLGVDLLPAVFDRTDLTVRRSNV from the coding sequence GTGAAGATCACGTCGATCGAGACGCTGCGCACCGAGGAATTCTCCAACGTCATCTGGGTACGCATCCACACGGATGCGGGCGTGATCGGTCTCGGCGAGACCTTCTATGGCGCAGGCGCCGTCGAAGCGCAGATCCACGACACGTTCGCGGGCCGCCTGCTCGGCCGCAATCCCCTGCACATCGAGGCGATCCATCGCGACATGCTGAACCTGCCGATGGCGCAGTCCTCGACCGGCGTCGAATATCGTGCGGCGTCAGCGATCGACATCGCGCTGTGGGACCTGTTCGGCAAGGTCTGCAATCAGCCGGTTCACCAGATGCTCGGCGGCCTCTGCCGCGACAAGCAGCGCATCTACAACACCTGCGCCGGCACCCAATATGTCCGCTCCACCAATATCAGCCCGGTCGCCAACTGGAATCTCGGGGCGTCCAAGGGTCCCTATGAAGACCTCGACGGCTTCATGAACCACGCCGATGCGCTCGCCGAGAGCCTGCTTGAAAGCGGCATCTCCGCGATGAAGATCTGGCCGTTCGATCCGGCGGCTCAGGAGAACAAGGGCCTCTACATCACCGCAGCCCAGATGAAGCAGGCGATCGAGCCGTTCGAGAAGATCCGCAAGGCCGTCGGCGACAAGATGGAGATCATGGTCGAGCTCCACTCGCTGTGGAATCTGCCGACCGCCAAACAGATCGCGCGCGCGCTCGAGCCCTACAAGCCGACCTGGTACGAAGACCCGATCCGCATGAACTCGCCGCAGGCGCTGGCCGAATATGCCCGCTCGACCGACGTCTGGGTCTGCGCCAGCGAGACGCTCGGCTCGCGCTTCCCCTACAAGGACATGCTCGACCGCGACGCCATGCATGTCGTGATGGCGGACCTGTGCTGGACCGGCGGCCTCACCGAGGGCCGCAAGATCGCGGCCATGGCCGAGACCTATCACCGCCCCTTCGCGCCGCACGACTGCATCGGCCCGATCGGCTTCATCGCCGCCATCCACATGTCGTTCAGCCAGCCCAACACCTTGATCCAGGAATCCGTGCGCGCCTTCTACAAGGGCTGGTACAATGAGCTCGTCACCACCATGCCCACCATCAAGGACGGCTATGTCTTCCCGATGGAAGGACCCGGCCTTGGCGTCGATCTCCTGCCCGCCGTCTTTGACCGCACCGATCTCACTGTGCGCCGCTCCAACGTCTGA